The genomic DNA CAGGCTAAAGTTCATACTTCGAATGAAGCGAAGTTTCACGCCTGTTCAGGTCGATTGCACGGATGAATGATATCATAATAATGCCGCGAAGCTCAGAGCAGTAGCAGCTTCCCGCTCAGAGCGAACTTCGTCGTCTTCCCCCAACTCCACCAAATCCACATCTATACTTCAGCCCTCAGTCCGGATGAGTTAGATGATGTACCGGTGATGATGTTGAGATTGAGAGCCGGTCCTTGTCTGTGCCTGTCGAGACAGTTCGCGCTCGCGGGAAGATGTGCGTCGGTCTCGAGCAGAGCAGTTGCAGATATGGCGGCGGAGGACGGGGAGCTGAGGGTGTTCATCGTTGCCGGGGAGGTCTCCGGGGATACCATCGGGTCTCGTCTCATGGCTTCCCTGAAGAATCTCTCTCCTTTCCCCGTCCGCTTCGCCGGTGTCGGAGGGTAATTTCTTTCACTTCTGGGATCCTCAGATCATACTTCAagtttcaaatttcaattatCATCTCGGAAGTATACGTTAAGCATTGGTCACTCGCAACATGGAATTACAGCAAGCAATCTTCCGCTGTACACTGAGGTGGGGGATTCCGATTTGTCGGATTTAGTAATCCTTTGCCAACTTGTGATTAAAGAAGAGAACTTGATCGCCGATCCCCATGGGTCATCTTTTCTCGGCGTCCACCTTGAGCTCAGGACATAGGAATCTGCTGATGCCTGTGGGCTAGAATTTATATTGAGACACCGGACAATGCCGCTTTTATGACTCATTAACGGCTGTTCGAAAACGATCTTTGAGTACATGGCTACCATCCTACTACTGGTTGTTGGTGCCAACTGTTGGTTATTACTGTTTATGCAAGAAACTTACTTGAAGGTCACTTGGCGAGATATATTTGTCATTGTCTGATTGCTTTCAGGATTTTGTTAACTAAGATGTATCCAACTCCTGCGATTTTTGATCAAGTAGTCTTTGGTTTTATCAGGTCCATGATGTGCAACCAAGGACTGACTTCCCTGTTTCCAATGGAGGACATTTCGGTGATGGGTATCTGGGAGTTATTGCCACATCTTAGAAAATTCAGGGTAAGCTGCTGTACACATGTTCCGCTATTGATGTCGGAGTATATGCCGATATttcctcaaatttttttattttccttttaagcTTCGAGATGTTCATGGCTTCGCCAATTTAAGTTGATGGTCTAAACTGGACAGGTGAAATTGAGGGAAACAATAGATGCTGCTATTCTCTTTCAGCCTCATGTTGTAGTCACCATTGACTCCAAGGGCTTCTCTTTCCGTCTTCTAAAGCAGCTGCGAGGTATTTCACGAATCTTAGCATATCccatttcaaattatttcgCGATATTTATGGTGGAATGGCACATCCACACTGGGATAGGATTGTTATGCAGATAAATATGATCAGCAGAGACTGGGTGGACCGATACATTTCCATTATGTTGCGCCGTCATTCTGGGCATGGAAAGGTGGTGAGAAGAGACTAGGAAACCTAGCCAAATTTGTGGACCATATCTTTTGTATACTTCCAAATGAGGAAGAAGTTTGCAAGTTAAATGGACTTGATGCAACTTTTGTGGGACATCCCTTACTGGAAGATGCTCTGGAGTTGAATCAGGTCAACACCGATCCctttccaagaaaaaaaagagagtaaaaaaTGAATCCTGAGCTGAATTCACTTATAGATATGCTTCATGGCTGTTTTCACTGGATATTGTTTTTTCTTTGGCTGTGAAGTAGAGATTGTTCGCCAAAATTGATGCTCCGCCTCGGGAATGTCTATTTTCAGGAAAGGGATAACCTAAGTTGTTTGAAGTTACTTGGGAACTACGAGGCATTTCGAGGTGAATACAAAGTGCCTTCAGGTAATGCAGAAACATCTTCTTAGCTTTTTCTCTTGTGGTTCTAATCAAACGTAGAAACTGTAGAATAGTGGCTTCAGAGTGCAGCTTTTGCTTTGATAAAAAACACAGAGCCATTCGAAAATGATTCAGTTCATTTATTAGTGCATTCAATTATATCTGAGGACACTTTCAAGTTTCTACCTGCCCTCGAAAAGTACATATCACAAGATAATCTTTACGTGTACGTATGTAGTGATCAGTGTCAGATTTGAAATCTTCCACTTCTGAAATAAGCAACCATCTGTTGAAATACTTTATTATTTGGTATATAGGAGCCACAATCATTTCCTTGCTTCCTGGAAGCAGATTGCAAGAAGTATCTCGGATGCTTCCCATTTTCAAGAATACCGTCAAACTGCTGAAGGAGCCAATTCCTCAGCTGTTACCAGTGATCCATGTGGCACCTAATCGGCATGTAGAGAACTTCATTGATGGGGCTGTTCAAAATTGGCCTGTGCCTGTGGTTTTAATTCCTGGAGGGAAAACTCAGCTGAAATATGATGCTTTCAGTGTGAGTCCTCCCTTTTCTTCTCTGTTAACATAACACTGTCAATCTCTGAGCGCGTTATACATCTATATGTTGTCAACCATAAGAATTCCATCCAATTCTATGCAGGCAAGCAGAGTTGCTCTATGTACTTCGGGGACAGTTGCTGTTGAGCTGCACCTTGCAAGGCTCCCATGTGTGGTTGCTTATCGAGCACATTTCCTGACAGAGCTGTTCATTAGATACAAGGCAAAGATGCCTTACATCTCCCTCCCCAACATTCTCCTGAATTCACCTGTTATTCCAGAAGCTCTGCTTCAAGCTTGCACACCCGTGAGACTAGCCTCGTTACTCAAGTAAGATTTCTCCCCATATATTGTATTACAAGCTGAGTGTGAAAAATAGCGATGTCTTCCTACATGAACATCtacctttttcttcattcccTTTGAATCTAAAGAGGTTGGCGTTTCCATAAGTATACCGACACAGATTTCTACAGGTTAAAGCTTTCTCATGCGCGATATTTGGTGAAAATATTGTAGGGAGTTGTTGCACGATGAAGGTTGTCGTGAGAAACAAGTTGTTGCTGCTGAGAATGTCATTAGGCTTCTATGTCCTTCAAAGAAAGCTCTCTATGAGTCGGCGCAAGAAAGATGTTCTGGTTACGCACCAAGTTCAATAGCTGCATCCACTATATTACACTACATCAGGCCTTGATGAAGGTGACTAATTATGACTTCATCCTACTTGTCGGTTCTGATTCTAGTATTTGCTAAAAGAGCTATATGTCTTACTTAGGTTTTTCGAACAATAATGCCTACTAAAATGATATTGTGGTGATGCTTACTTTCAGTTGTCTCTTATAAGGCATACTATAAATGATCATAAAAGGGGCACCATTCACCTCTACACATATGTACAAGCACTATGGGAAGTTCTCCGGTCCATGAATTGGGTCATCTGTGAACCCCTCAAGACCATCGGATCATGAGCCCCACATTTTCCCAACGGCCTTGAGGGGTTCATGAACAGCCAGTTCATGGACCTCAGGATTCCCCGAGCTCTATAGCTGTGCAGTAGTTCTAGATAGTCTGTACATTCTAAATAAGTTTGAACAACCAGTTATGAATTCAATTGTAAATGGTAACGATAGAAAAGGTAAAACTTGGTCAGccatacttatatatatatatattttatttatgtttcaCTTCATGATTTACTTGACAAAAAACTGAGTCCTAAAAGCAGTCTGCAAATTTTATATGGAAATTGGTGTCTGCCCGATTTACTTGACTAAAAACTGAGTCCTAAAAGCAGTCTGCAAATTTTATATGGAAATTGGTGTCTGCCCGATTATGGGAGGTCATTAACAATGAAGTTCTTACAAGTTACTGATAAATAGCCCCTGCTGTCAAGTAACCTcgttaaattttattttctttcctgAGATTTTACAATTCGCTCATGCAAATGAGGACCAATATCAGGGCCGTGATCCTCTGTGGCTGCTATGCAGTCATGCTCATGTTTGTTCTCCTGGCGGGTCAGAATTCTGCCGCCAGGCTTCCCCTGACTGGCGGAACCGGAAGTCAGAAGGCGTGGCTGAAACCGTGGCCGCCCGCACCGCCGCCCTGCGTGGGCAAGGCCTGCTTGGGACAGCCGGTCAATCCACCGCATAGAGGATGCTTTAAGAAGGATAAATGCAGAGGTAGCCCCCCGGCTGGGAAGATGGCATAAACTAGGAATGAGATTTTGAAATAAGCAGAGCAGGAAGCAGTAGTGAAGGAATTGCACTTCCGCATATATACCTTCATATTCATGCGCGCTTGTCATGGCTTGTTGTTCATGAGTTTTTACTGAATCATcagtaaatttaattatacattGCCTATTCgatttcttcatttcttaATATACTACAAACTAATTTTCATTCGACGTTAGCCTAGCCAAACAGGAGAATCCGGGGGTTTTTTCAAATAGAATTATGGAGAAATTATTCTGTCTCAAAGTATAGTGAAAAGGAAAcaataaaattcttttattatcaaatttgtaataataatGTGCGATTTGACTTGTGGCAATTCGTGTTTTCTACCTCCACTCGCCAAAGTAATAATCTCATGTCTTCAGTTTCAGACGATTGAGTTTTTCGGTTTCTCTAATGAAATTGACATAAATCGAGAGCGTATGTTGTCTTAAGTTTCACTCCTTCCCTATTTGTATGAGATAATGTTCCACATCAGTATCACCCGATTCacaatttctttctttatcttATGAGTATTTTAACTGTAATGGGGaacgtaattttttttcccgtgAATAGTTTATGGGGTGaaatatgacataatctatttAATAATGATGCTAGACATTCAATCTATTTAATGATCAAGTCTTAAATTTCGCCAAGTATAGACAAAATCAGAAGGGTTATCTAACAAACAACATATGGTAGGCAGTTAGACAATTTTGTACTATTAGATTAAATATGTGCATTACTATGCCCTCATCAGCACCCCTTTATCTTAGTAGGACCGTCTGTGCCCGTAAGGATATTGATCCATACTCCTTCATACCTTCAATTTGACCCATTCAGCTTCTCGATCGAGGCAAGAGAAATGGCTGCCTTCAAGGGCGTGAAGCCAGTGAGCCTTTCATATGCTTTTTGTATCGTCTTCTCTCTCTTGATCAGTAGCAGCTTGAGGGCACGAGCCATCGGTGTTGCTGCAGCTAACGGGCCATTCATAGGCTATGATCCAATCAGGAGGGGCCAGGCCCCTCCCTGCAAGGAACCCAAATGTTTGCCTACTCCGTTGAATCCACCTGGGCGAGGCTGCAGCAAGATCAGCCGATGTCGAGGCGGCCTGCCTTCAACAGCGCCAGGCCAGTAGGCATCAAACTAGCCTCAAGCTCCAAGCAATAAGGATTACAAATGTTCCGAGTTTTATTAATTACTACTAAATATGTCTACTTTGGAAGAGGAGTGtaaactcatatatatatatatcagtcgCTTAGCTAATTCTTTTTGGATTTATAAAAAGGTCCATAAGTTTTAATTAAAAGGCAGTTATATGGCTGATTTATGATGGAGATAGTGAGGACAACATGAAATTATTTCCTCTAGAATTGCAAGTGAGACTCATAATCACAATTGCAATCTCAAGAAATTTAGGACGGTGGCGATATTTAGTTCTGACACTACTCATATCcttattagctattaaaatttttattaaaatattagacCCA from Punica granatum isolate Tunisia-2019 chromosome 2, ASM765513v2, whole genome shotgun sequence includes the following:
- the LOC116198016 gene encoding probable lipid-A-disaccharide synthase, mitochondrial; amino-acid sequence: MMLRLRAGPCLCLSRQFALAGRCASVSSRAVADMAAEDGELRVFIVAGEVSGDTIGSRLMASLKNLSPFPVRFAGVGGSMMCNQGLTSLFPMEDISVMGIWELLPHLRKFRVKLRETIDAAILFQPHVVVTIDSKGFSFRLLKQLRDKYDQQRLGGPIHFHYVAPSFWAWKGGEKRLGNLAKFVDHIFCILPNEEEVCKLNGLDATFVGHPLLEDALELNQERDNLSCLKLLGNYEAFRGEYKVPSGATIISLLPGSRLQEVSRMLPIFKNTVKLLKEPIPQLLPVIHVAPNRHVENFIDGAVQNWPVPVVLIPGGKTQLKYDAFSASRVALCTSGTVAVELHLARLPCVVAYRAHFLTELFIRYKAKMPYISLPNILLNSPVIPEALLQACTPVRLASLLKELLHDEGCREKQVVAAENVIRLLCPSKKALYESAQERCSGYAPSSIAASTILHYIRP